In Deltaproteobacteria bacterium, the genomic stretch CTCGCGGAGGCGGCCGCGGCGCGGTCCGACGCGCTGGACCGCGAGCCGTTCGCCGCGCTGGCGCGCCGGTGGATCGAGGCGCTCGCCCACGCCGGCGTGCGCGACGACGTGAGCGCGGCGACCGCCGAAATCGCCAACGCCGCGGCCGAGGCGATCGAGCGCGAGTGCACCCCGGCGCGCCGCGCGCTCGACCGCGCGCTGCGCGATCTCGTCGCGTCGGTTCCGCCGGGCGGCCGCCGGCGGTTTCGTACATCGGCGCTCCCTCCGGCGGTGGACGCAGCGCTGTCGGAGCCGCGCACGCTCGGCCGCGCGCTCGCTGCGATCTCGCGCGACGGGCTCGGCGTCTCCGCGTCGCTGTCCGCCGGGCGGCTCACCGTGTGGCGAGGCGATCGGTTTCGCCGGCGGCTGTGGCGCATCTTGCACGAGTTGCGCAATCCGGCGCCCAACAAGCGCCAGGGCTACGTGCACACGGTTGGCCGGACCCCCCGCGGCGAACTGCGCGGCCCGCCCGGCCGGCTCGACGAGGCGACCGCGACCACGGTGCCGGGCGAGCGAGTCCAGATCGCGAGCGACTACGGCTGGGGCCGCCACTTGCCCGCGGTCGACGACTTGCTCGGCCTGCCGCTGTGGTCGAGCGCCGCCGTCCATCTGTTTTCGAGCCACGGCGTCACGACGCTCACGCCACCGGCGCGGCTGTGGGCCCGGCTGCGCGCGCGGCTGATCCTCACGTGGCGCTATGCCGCGTACGCGGACCTGCGGCGATCGGCGCTCGAAGCGATCAATCGGCGCGAGCGCGGCCGCTTCATTCGCCAAGTGCGCGACGAACTCGGCATCGACGCGTCGTTTTCGCCGTACCGGCGCGGCGAGCTGCCATCGGCGGCCCACGCCAGCGTCGCCGCGCTGTTTCCCGCGCCGGCGCGGGCGCCGGACGCCGGACCTCCGGTTCGCGCGCTCGCACTGGTGCCGGGGCCGGACCTGGTCGCGCGCGCCAGGGAATGGCTCGACGCTCACATCGACGAATTGCTTTCGTACACGGGAACGGGCCAGGCGGCGCTCGCGCTGTTCGTCGGCGCGGCCGCCGCCGTGCACATCGGCGGCGCCTATCGACGGCGGCGCGCCATCGAGCGAGCGCGGGCACAAATCCCGCTGTCGATCGGCGGCTGGGGGACCCGCGGCAAGTCCGGAACCGAGCGAATCAAGGCGGGCTTGTTTCACGGTCTCGGCTTCGAAGTGTTCAGCAAGACCACCGGCTGCGAAGCCATGTTCATTCACTCCGTCGGCGGGCAGCGCGCCGAGGAGATCTTCATTTACCGGCCGTACGACAAGGCGACAATCTGGGAGCAGGCCAACATGCTCGACCTCGCCGCGCGGCTCGGCGCGGAGGTGTTCTTGTGGGAATGCATGGCTCTCAACCCGCGCTATGTCGAAATCCTTCAGCACGGCTGGATGCGCGACGACCTTGCAACGCTCACCAATGCATACCCAGACCACGAAGACATCCAGGGACCGGCCGGCAAGGATGTCGCCGAGACGATCGCGCGATTCATTCCGCGCAGATCGACCGTGTTCACGAGCGAGGTGAACTTCCTGCCTCTGTTCGAGACGGTTGCCTCCGCACGTGGGACGCGGCTGATCGCTGTGCCGGCGCGCGACGCCTCGCTGCTCGGCGAAGACCTGCTCGCGCTGTTTCCATACCGAGAGCATCCGCACAACATCGCGCTGGTCGCGCGCATGGCGGAGGAACTCGGCATCGAACGCAACCTCGCCATTGCGACGATGGCCGAACACGTGGTGCCGGACCTCGGGGTGCTCAAGACCTACCCGACCGTGACCGTGCGCGGGCGCGACATCACGTTCGTCCAGGCCATGTCCGCCAACGAGCGCACCGGGTTTCTCACGAGCTGGCGGCGCATCGGACTCGACCACTGGTCGACGGACGACGATCCGCGCGGCTACATCGTCACGGTGGTCAACAACCGCGCAGACCGGATCCCCCGTTCGGAGGTATTCGCGCGCATCATCGTGCGCGACATCGCCGCCGATCGACACATGCTGATCGGCACCAACCTCGAGGGGTTGCGTGGCTACATCGCGGCCGAAGTGGACGCGCTGCTGGCTGACGAGCCGGTCTTGACGCCCGACGACCTTGGCGCGAGCGACGAAGACGTTGCGTTCGAACGCGTGGCGCGCCACTTCGATCGGCTGCGCGTACCGCGCCCCGAACCCGTGCTGATTGCCGCCCGGCTGCGCGACTGCGCAAACGCGTGTGGCTTCCGCGTCGATGCCGACGCGGTCGCGGCGTTCGCCGCCTCGGCCGAACGGTGGCTCGCACCGCCCGACGACGCGGCGAAGCGCGACGGGTCGGTCGACGTCGCCGACGTAATCCGCGAGATCGACGGCGATCGCCAGCTACGGGACGCGCTCGAACGCGCATGCCGCCGGCGGCAGACCGAAACGCCGGAGACGGTCGAAGCGATCGCACCGCCGACGGCTAGCGACGTGGCGGCCGCGATCGTGCGCGAACTTGCGCGCATGGTCGTGCGCGCGCGGGTCACGCGGGCCGTGCGCCACGCCGTCGCCGCCGCCACCCCGGACGCCGCGCGCCATGCCAACGCCCTGTTCGAGCGGGCGTACCGCTCGCTGCTCACCGACGCCGTCGTCTCCGTCGACGACCCGAACGCGACCGGCGACCAGTTGATCGACCGAGCCGCGCGCCTGGCGCCCCCCGGCGCGAGGCTCGCGTTGGTCGGTTGCCAGAACATCAAGGGGACCGGCCTGGACTTCGCGCACCGCTGGGTGTCGATCGACACGGTCGTGCGGCTGGTGGACGCGCTCGCGAGCCCGCGGGCCGACGTGCGCCAGGCCGCGCTCGCCGAACTGGAAGCGTTCGAAGATCACGGCGTCGTATCGGCGGCGATTGCTCGCCACGCCGTGCGGCAGGGTCCGCCCGCCGCTGCCGCGCCGGACGAGGAGGCGGCGTTCGCCCGCCTGCGCGGTCGCCTCGACGAAGTCTACGAGGCTCGACTGCGTGCGCTCACGGCCACGGCGACGCGCTCGCGGCTGGCGCGCGCGGCCGACTGGATCGAGGGCGGCGTCGACTTCGCCGACGCGGTCGCGCGGCGGCGGCGGGCCGACGCCGTGCTCGCCGATCTGGTCGCGGGCCGGCTGTCACACGGTCGGGCGGCGCTGCGCATGCGGGACCTCGTGAGCCGCGGCAAGGGCGGCTGGCTCGCGAAGTCGCTGGCCGGACGCCGAAGCAGGGGATGACGCGGTGCGCTGGGCGCCATGTGTGCCGGCAACCTACACGCCGGCCCCCTATCAACTCGCCGCTCCCTCGACCGACTGGAGGAGCATGACGCTCGTGCTCGCATTGATCGGCGCCGCACTCGCGGTCGCCGTCGTCCAGCGGTATCGCCGGCGCGCGGCGGCGCTCGCGCACGACGTGGCGGCCCTCGTGTCGGAAAAGCGACTTCTTGCGGCGCGCGCCGCCGTGCGCGGCGCGTTTGCCGACGCGAGCCGCGAACGCGACCTGTGCTTGGCCGACGTCGTCGATGCGCTCGCGGACGTCGACGGCGTCGCGGGCATCGCGCTCGCGGCAGGCCGGTTCACGTGCGCGCGCGGCGCGGCGATGACCGTGGAGCAGCTTCCGCATGTCGCCCGACGATTGCCGTCACCGGCCGACCTCGACGCGCTGTTCCCGGGCGCGTACGCGCGCAGCGTGTCCGTCGACGACGACGGCGTCCTGCTCGCGTGGATCGCGATCGCGGGCGACGCGGCAGCCGACCGGCGGTTTTGCGAGGAGGTCCGGCGGGGCGTGCACGCCGCCCTCGTCGCGCACGCCCGCGGCGAGTCGACCGGCAGCCCCGCGCAGTTCCGCACGACTCGCGTGATGACGACCGAGGCATTGTGGAAGCACCGGCGCGCCGCCGCCGGGCCGACCGCCGCCGCGTCGTAGCGCGCCGCCGCCGCGCGGCCGCAAGCGGCGGCGGGCCTCGCCGCGGGCCGACCGGCTCGCGATGTGCTATGCCTGTCGCCGTGCTGACGCGACGGCAGCTGTTGGCGCTGGCCGGCGGCGGTGCCGCGTGGTGGGCGACCCGTCGGGCGCACGCAATCGGCCCCGGCTCGAAATTTCGCATCGGCCACGTGGTCCACGCCGGCAACTGGAACCCGCGGCCGACGGCCCTGCGCCGCCTGCTGTGGGAAGTCGACAAGCGCACGTCGATCGACGTCGACCTGGACCCCAAACCGGTGCACCTCACCGACGACAGCCTGCATGACACGCCGTTTCTTTACCTGTCGGGGGACGGCGACATGCCGCTGCCCGACCGGCGATCCATCGACCGACTGCGCCGCTTCCTGACCTTCGGTGGGTTCGTCTTGGTGGACTCTGCCGAGGGGCGCACCGACGGCGCGTTCGACCGATCGGTCCGCCAACTCGCGAGCGCGCTGTTCCCGCCGCCGTCGCCCGGCCCGCAGATCGTCGACCGCGACCACGTCCTGTACAAATCCTTCTATCTGATCGACCGGCCGGTCGGTCGTTTGGCCATCAGCCCAGTGCTCGAGGGCATCGCTCACGACGGCCGCTTTGCGCTCGTGTACTGTCAGAACGACCTCGCCGGCGCCTACGAGCGGGACAACTTCGGCAACTACGCACTGCGCTGCGACCCGGGCGGCGAACGCCAGCGCGAACTCGCGTTCCGCCTCGGGATCAATCTGGTGATGTACGCGCTGTGCAACGACTACAAGAGCGACCAGGTCCACGTCGAGTTCATCATGCGGCGTCGACGTTGGCGAGCCGACGAGTAGCGCCGGCGGTAAGCGATGGCCCTCGATTTGCTCGACAGCTCGATCCGATGGTCGCTCGCCGGCGCCGGCCTTGCGCTGATCGCCACGGCGTTCGCCCTGCGCGCGCGCAGAGGCGCGAGCGCATGGGTCGCGCGCGTCGGCGCGGCCGGTTTCGTGTTGCTGGGCGCGGTCGTCGCCGAGCGCACGGCCGTCTGGGCGGCAACCCGCGCGGCGCCCGCCACGACCGACTTCAACGAGCACCGATGGATCCTGCTCGCGCCGTGGGGACGACTCGGGCTCGCGCTGGGCGCCGCGGCCGCGGTGGCGATCGTCGCACTCGGCTGGAGAGCGAGCGCCCGACTGGCGAGCCCTTGGCGTCGCGCTGCCGCCGTTGGATTGCGCACGGGCGCCGCGGCAGCCGCCCTCGTGCTGTTTCTCGAGCCGGCGGTCGAACTACGCCAGGTCGCGCGCGAGCCGAATCACGTCGCGGTCGTCGTGGATCGGTCGGCGTCCATGGGCCTCCGCGACGCGCCCGCCGGTCCGTCGCGCGCCGAGCGCGCGCGGGACATTCTCGCGCGGTCCGCGAGCACATTCGCCTCGTGGGCGGACCGTCACCGCGTCGACTTCTACACGTTCGCGGAATCTCTCGAGCCGGCCGCGGGCGCCGGCGCGCCGGCGACGGCCCCTGAGGGAAATGCGACGTTGCTGCGCGAGGCGCTCGAACAAGTCCGCAAGCGCTATGACGGCGCCGACCTCGCCGGCATCGTCGTCCTAACCGACGGGATCGCGACCGGCCGGTTTGCCGACGGCGCCAGCGATGGTGCCGCGCGCGACTTTTTGCGCGGCATCGACGCGCCGGTGCACGCGGTGTGGGTCGGTCGCGCCGGCTTGCGAGATGTCGCCGTCGCGAAGCTGCACGTCGACGAGTTCGCGTTCGTGCGCACCGTCGTCAAGGTCGAGGCCGTCCTGCGCACGACCGGCTATGGCCCGCGCCGCGTCCCGGTCGCACTCACGCGCGAAGGCAAGCTCGTTCGGCAAAAGTGGGTCGATCTTCCGGCGGGTGCGGGTACGGCGACGGTCTCCTTCGAGTTCACGCCGCAGCGGGTCGGCAAGTTCGTCTACGAGATCGCGACACCGGTGTCGCCGGATGAAGCCGTCCAGACCAACAACTCGCGCGCCTTCGTCCTACGGGTGATCCGGGACAAGATTCGCGTCTTGCAGGTCGCTGGCCAGCCGAGCTGGGACGTTCGCTCGCTGCGACGTTTGCTCAAGCGCAATCCGAACGTCGACCTCATCTCGTTCTTCATCCTGCGGACCCACGAAGACGTGCAGCCGGTGCCGCAGCACGAGATGTCCCTCATTCCGTTTCCGACGCAAGAATTGTTCGGGGAACAGCTGCCCTCGTTCGATCTGATCGTGCTGCAGAATTTCGACTTTTTGCCTTATGGCATCGGCGTTTATCTCGACAAGATTCGCGAGTATGTCGAGGGGGGCGGCGGTCTGATCATGCTCGGAGGCCCCGGGTCGTTTTCGAGCGGCCTGTACGCCGGTACGCCCGTTGCGCGCGCGCTGCCGGTCAAACTGCTCGCCAATAACACGCCCCTGTCTCAGCTGCTCGACACATCGACGTTCACACCGCGGCTCACGCGCGCCGGCGCGGCGCATCCGATCGCGGCTCTCCGCTATGAACCGGCCGACAACCAAGCGGCGTGGGCCAGCCTGCCGCCGCTCGAAGGCGTCAACCGCGTCGGCGAC encodes the following:
- a CDS encoding DUF4159 domain-containing protein → MCAGNLHAGPLSTRRSLDRLEEHDARARIDRRRTRGRRRPAVSPARGGARARRGGPRVGKATSCGARRRARRVCRREPRTRPVLGRRRRCARGRRRRRGHRARGRPVHVRARRGDDRGAASACRPTIAVTGRPRRAVPGRVRAQRVRRRRRRPARVDRDRGRRGSRPAVLRGGPAGRARRPRRARPRRVDRQPRAVPHDSRDDDRGIVEAPARRRRADRRRVVARRRRAAASGGGPRRGPTGSRCAMPVAVLTRRQLLALAGGGAAWWATRRAHAIGPGSKFRIGHVVHAGNWNPRPTALRRLLWEVDKRTSIDVDLDPKPVHLTDDSLHDTPFLYLSGDGDMPLPDRRSIDRLRRFLTFGGFVLVDSAEGRTDGAFDRSVRQLASALFPPPSPGPQIVDRDHVLYKSFYLIDRPVGRLAISPVLEGIAHDGRFALVYCQNDLAGAYERDNFGNYALRCDPGGERQRELAFRLGINLVMYALCNDYKSDQVHVEFIMRRRRWRADE